One region of Solanum pennellii chromosome 6, SPENNV200 genomic DNA includes:
- the LOC107021699 gene encoding filament-like plant protein, with protein MDKRNWLWKRRSSEKSMGETESSGSLSSHSERHSDEQDPLKETPENDNQSPEVTSKAVTIDHEAKGSPKKLIEKLSAALVNVSAKEDLVKQHAKVAEEAVAGWEKAENEVAVLKQQLEAAVQQNSTLDVRVNHLNGALKECVRQLRQARDEQEQSIQYAVVEKEKEWASEKAALEYQLLELQTQAEASRTGSLVFTDPSVLVRLECLEKENTALKLDLSSCSEELQIRTTERDLSNQAAETASKQQLESIKKVTKLEAECRRLQVLARKSSLLSDQRSYAISSFSVESFTNSQSSSGDRLKTVDTDSHMMRRLETSECDQSCSDSWASGLIAKLDQFQHEKAMPKTLAARSLEIDMMDDFLEMERLAAVSETVNKASSLTSDAVAGDSSSEENPLSAEYETLSKRVVELEQKLEKIEADKAELENALSESQDALKVSDLQLKDAQIKFEELLKELDAVNESKELLEFQLFGMEVEARTMSANIDSLKTEVEKERSLSTDKETKCQELEIELRRKSQEFELQQASSSSGESKIKQEDLAVAADKLAECQKTIASLGKQLHSLATLEDFLIDTANLPGFSGEGSVVAGASGEEWKLHVNETFTRNSNSDTPKIENSSHSMNGIEGESSSSSSSSSSATHQVTTSKSRNGFGKLFSRSKSGIQL; from the exons ATGGACAAGAGGAATTGGTTATGGAAACGGCGCTCTTCTGAGAAGAGCATGGGTGAAACTGAGAGTTCTGGTTCATTGTCTTCACATTCAGAGAGACATTCTGATGAGCAG GATCCGTTAAAAGAAACTCCAGAAAATGACAACCAATCACCGGAAGTAACCTCAAAAGCTGTAACTATTGATCATGAAGCCAAGGGAAGTCCAAAGAAGTTGATAGAAAAGCTATCAGCTGCTCTAGTTAATGTTAGTGCAAAAGAAGACTTAGTTAAGCAGCATGCTAAAGTGGCAGAGGAAGCTGTTGCAG GTTGGGAAAAGGCAGAAAATGAGGTTGCAGTTCTAAAGCAGCAACTTGAGGCAGCTGTGCAGCAGAACTCGACTTTGGATGTTCGTGTCAACCATCTTAATGGTGCTCTCAAGGAATGTGTCAGACAGCTGAGACAAGCTAGAGATGAGCAGGAGCAAAGTATTCAATATGCTGTGGTAGAGAAGGAAAAGGAATGGGCGTCTGAAAAAGCTGCACTTGAATATCAGCTACTTGAGCTTCAGACACAAGCAGAGGCTAGTAGAACTGGTTCTCTTGTTTTTACTGATCCAAGTGTTCTGGTTAGGCTCGAGTGTCTAGAGAAGGAGAACACAGCTCTCAAACTTGACCTTTCATCTTGTTCAGAGGAGTTGCAAATAAGGACCACAGAGAGGGACTTGAGCAACCAAGCAGCAGAAACTGCTAGTAAGCAGCAGTTAGAGAGCATAAAGAAGGTGACCAAGCTTGAAGCTGAGTGTCGAAGACTACAAGTCTTGGCTCGCAAATCATCCCTACTCAGTGACCAAAGATCTTATGCTATTTCATCTTTCTCTGTTGAGTCCTTCACCAATAGCCAATCCAGTAGTGGAGATCGACTGAAGACAGTCGACACTGATAGCCACATGATGCGCAGACTGGAAACAAGTGAATGTGATCAAAGTTGCTCTGATTCGTGGGCATCAGGACTAATTGCTAAGCTCGATCAATTTCAGCACGAAAAAGCTATGCCTAAAACTCTTGCTGCCCGGTCTTTGGAAATTGACATGATGGATGACTTCTTGGAGATGGAGAGACTCGCTGCAGTATCTGAAACTGTGAATAAAGCCTCTTCACTTACATCTGATGCTGTTGCCGGTGACTCATCAAGTGAAGAGAATCCTCTGTCAGCAGAATATGAGACCCTTTCAAAAAGGGTGGTTGAATTAGAGCAAAAGCTGGAGAAGATTGAAGCAGATAAAGCTGAACTGGAAAATGCTTTAAGTGAGAGCCAAGATGCCCTCAAGGTGTCCGATTTGCAGCTTAAGGATGCTCAAATCAAGTTTGAAGAGCTGCTGAAGGAGCTAGATGCAGTGAATGAGTCAAAAGAGTTGCTTGAGTTTCAACTCTTTGGCATGGAAGTAGAAGCACGGACAATGTCTGCAAACATTGATTCTTTAAAGACAGAAGTCGAAAAAGAACGATCATTGTCAACTGATAAGGAAACTAAGTGCCAGGAACTGGAAATTGAACTAAGAAGGAAATCACAGGAATTTGAACTTCAGCAAGCTTCTAGTTCAAGTGGGGAATCGAAAATAAAGCAG GAAGATTTAGCTGTAGCTGCTGACAAGCTTGCAGAATGCCAGAAAACAATTGCATCTCTTGGTAAGCAGCTGCATTCACTAGCTACTTTAGAAGATTTCTTGATAGACACTGCAAATCTTCCTGGATTTTCTGGGGAAGGATCAGTTGTGGCTGGAGCTAGTGGAGAGGAATGGAAGTTACATGTAAACGAGACATTTACCCGAAACAGCAATTCAGACACTCCAAAGATTGAGAATTCTAGTCATTCTATGAACGGTATTGAAGGAGAATCATCCTCTTcttcgtcatcatcatcatcagctACTCATCAAGTGACAACATCCAAAAGTAGAAATGGTTTTGGAAAGTTGTTTTCTCGAAGCAAGAGTGGAATTCAGCTCTAA
- the LOC107021448 gene encoding 40S ribosomal protein S25-2 yields MAPKKEKAPPPSSKPAKSGGGKQKKKKWSKGKQKEKVNNMVLFDKGTYDKLITEAPKYKLITPSVLSDRLRISGSLARKAIRELMAKGLIRMVSAHASQQIYTRATNT; encoded by the coding sequence ATGGCACCTAAGAAGGAAAAGGCTCCTCCACCGTCTTCCAAGCCCGCCAAGTCCGGTGGTGGcaagcagaagaagaagaagtggaGCAAGGGAAAGCAAAAGGAGAAGGTGAACAACATGGTTTTGTTCGATAAGGGTACATACGACAAGCTTATCACTGAAGCACCCAAGTATAAGCTTATCACTCCTTCCGTCCTCTCTGACCGTTTGAGGATTAGTGGATCCCTTGCCAGGAAGGCAATCAGGGAATTGATGGCTAAAGGTTTGATCAGGATGGTGTCTGCTCATGCTAGCCAGCAGATTTACACCCGAGCTACAAACACCTAA
- the LOC107023373 gene encoding photosystem II 22 kDa protein, chloroplastic — MAQTMLLTANAKVDLRSKESLVERLKPKPLSSLFLPSLPLRFSSSTTNVSSSKFTSTTVALFKSKAKAPPKKVAPPKEKQKVEDGIFGTSGGIGFTKQNELFVGRVAMIGFAASLLGEAITGKGILAQLNLETGIPIYEAEPLLLFFILFNLLGAIGALGDRGKFVDDPTPPTGLEKAVIPPGKSFKSALGLSEGGPLFGFTKANELFVGRLAQLGIAFSIIGEIITGKGALAQLNFETGVPINEIEPLLLFNIAFFFFAAINPGTGKFITDEEED, encoded by the exons ATGGCTCAAACAATGTTGTTAACAGCCAATGCCAAAGTTGATTTAAGGAGTAAAGAATCTTTAGTTGAAAGACTAAAACCTAAGCCTTTGTCTTCTTTATTCTTACCTTCACTTCCTTTGAGATTTTCTTCTTCTACCACTAatgtttcttcttcaaaattcacTAGTACTACTGTTGCTCTATTCAAGTCAAAAGCTAAAGCTCCTCCCAAAAAG GTTGCACCACCAAAGGAAAAGCAAAAGGTGGAGGATGGGATTTTTGGTACCTCAGGAGGAATTGGTTTCACTAAGCAAAATGAGCTATTTGTTGGCCGTGTTGCTATGATTGGTTTTGCT gCATCTTTGTTGGGAGAAGCAATAACAGGAAAAGGTATTTTGGCACAATTAAATCTTGAAACTGGAATTCCAATCTATGAAGCAGAGCCACTTCTATTGTTCTTCATTCTATTCAATCTTCTTGGAGCCATTGGAGCTTTGGGAGACAGAGGCAAATTTGTTGATGACCCTACCCCTCCTACTGGCCTTGAAAAGGCTGTTATCCCTCCTGGCAAATCCTTCAAATCTGCTTTGGGACTCAGTGAAGGAG GTCCATTGTTTGGATTCACAAAGGCAAATGAGTTGTTTGTAGGAAGATTGGCACAATTGGGAATTGCATTTTCCATTATAGGTGAAATTATTACAGGGAAAGGAGCATTGGCACAATTGAACTTTGAGACAGGTGTCCCAATCAATGAGATTGAGCCTCTTTTGTTGTTTAACattgccttcttcttctttgctGCTATAAATCCTGGTACTGGCAAATTTATCACTGATGAGGAAGAAGATTAG